A genomic segment from Halomonas sp. GD1P12 encodes:
- the deoA gene encoding thymidine phosphorylase produces MAHLLPQEFIRLKRDAQALPFDEIKHFVQGVADDRISDAQIGAFTMAVFLNGMSREEVVALTTATRDSGHVMQWDSLNLPGPVVDKHSTGGVGDLVSLVLGPWVAACGAFVPMISGRGLGHTGGTLDKLESIPGYDPYPAPERFGQVVKSTGVAIIGQTGNLAPADKRIYGVRDVTGTVESIPLITASILGKKLASGLDALVMDVKVGSGAFMPTPEKSRELAESIANVATQAGTPTTALLTDMSQPLAPCAGNAVEIVETLALLRGERANSRVMEVTRELAVEMLMAGKLAASRDEALSMLEKALNSGAAAEIFARMVSELGGPNDFMERSEHYLPKANVVKPVYADEAGIVNRIDTRAVGMSVVELGGGRLRNDARVDHSVGFSAIAEIGARVDADRPLAMVHAASEEAANRAAEQLKAAIILGQSAVDADTLIQDTFRGEA; encoded by the coding sequence ATGGCACACCTGCTCCCCCAGGAATTCATCCGCCTTAAGCGCGATGCCCAGGCGTTGCCTTTTGATGAGATCAAGCACTTCGTTCAGGGCGTGGCGGACGATCGCATCAGCGATGCCCAGATCGGCGCCTTCACCATGGCGGTCTTCCTCAACGGCATGAGCCGTGAGGAAGTGGTCGCGCTGACCACCGCCACCCGTGACTCCGGCCACGTCATGCAGTGGGATTCACTGAACCTGCCAGGACCGGTGGTCGACAAGCACTCCACCGGCGGCGTCGGTGATCTGGTGTCCCTGGTGCTCGGCCCCTGGGTCGCTGCCTGCGGCGCGTTCGTGCCGATGATTTCCGGGCGCGGGCTCGGCCACACCGGCGGCACACTCGACAAGCTCGAATCGATTCCCGGCTACGACCCCTACCCTGCTCCCGAGCGCTTCGGCCAGGTAGTGAAATCCACCGGGGTCGCCATCATCGGCCAGACCGGCAACCTGGCGCCGGCGGACAAGCGCATTTACGGCGTACGCGATGTGACCGGCACGGTGGAGTCGATTCCCTTGATCACCGCCTCGATCCTCGGCAAGAAGCTCGCCTCGGGCCTCGACGCGCTGGTGATGGACGTGAAAGTCGGCAGCGGTGCCTTCATGCCGACGCCGGAAAAATCCCGCGAGCTTGCCGAGAGCATCGCCAACGTGGCCACCCAGGCCGGCACGCCGACCACCGCGCTTCTGACCGACATGAGCCAGCCGCTGGCGCCGTGTGCCGGCAACGCGGTGGAAATCGTCGAGACACTGGCGCTTCTGCGCGGCGAGCGCGCCAATAGCCGCGTGATGGAGGTCACCCGCGAACTCGCCGTCGAGATGCTGATGGCCGGCAAGCTCGCCGCCAGCCGCGATGAAGCCCTCTCGATGCTCGAAAAAGCGCTGAACTCCGGCGCCGCTGCCGAAATTTTTGCGCGCATGGTGTCCGAGCTCGGCGGCCCGAACGACTTCATGGAGCGCTCGGAGCACTACCTGCCCAAAGCGAACGTCGTGAAGCCGGTCTACGCCGATGAGGCCGGCATCGTGAACCGCATCGACACCCGCGCGGTGGGCATGAGCGTGGTCGAGCTCGGCGGCGGGCGCCTGCGTAACGACGCCAGGGTGGATCACAGCGTTGGCTTTAGCGCGATTGCCGAAATCGGTGCTCGCGTCGACGCTGATCGGCCGCTGGCAATGGTGCACGCGGCGAGCGAAGAGGCCGCCAACCGCGCCGCCGAGCAGCTCAAGGCCGCGATCATTTTGGGCCAGAGTGCCGTCGACGCCGACACGCTGATTCAGGACACCTTTAGAGGAGAAGCCTAA
- the deoC gene encoding deoxyribose-phosphate aldolase yields the protein MTASSDLLQAAKQALALMDVTSLNDDDTDARIESLCQMVKTPVGTPAAICVYPQFIVTAARALTAHNLKDQVKIASVTNFPAGGDDIMGAARETREAVASGADEVDVVFPYRALMAGDEETGRELVEMCKAACGGQALLKVILETGELKTPELIKRASELAIEGGADFIKTSTGKVATNATLEATEIMLGAIKESGQDVGFKAAGGVRTVEEAAEYLKLAADIMGPHWITPQHFRFGASSLLGDVLMTLNPDADAATQEGGY from the coding sequence ATGACTGCCTCTTCCGACCTGCTTCAAGCCGCTAAACAAGCGCTCGCCCTGATGGACGTCACCAGCCTCAACGACGACGACACCGATGCGCGCATCGAGTCGCTTTGCCAGATGGTCAAAACCCCGGTCGGGACCCCAGCCGCCATTTGCGTCTACCCACAGTTCATCGTAACCGCGGCCCGCGCGCTCACCGCGCACAACCTGAAAGATCAGGTGAAGATCGCCTCGGTCACCAACTTCCCCGCCGGCGGCGATGACATCATGGGCGCGGCGCGGGAAACCCGCGAAGCCGTGGCCTCCGGCGCCGACGAAGTCGATGTGGTCTTCCCCTACCGCGCGCTGATGGCCGGCGACGAAGAGACCGGCCGCGAGCTGGTCGAAATGTGCAAGGCAGCCTGCGGCGGTCAGGCGCTTTTAAAGGTCATTCTGGAGACCGGCGAGCTGAAAACGCCCGAACTGATCAAGCGCGCCAGCGAACTCGCCATCGAAGGCGGCGCCGACTTCATCAAGACCTCCACCGGCAAGGTCGCTACTAACGCAACGCTTGAAGCCACCGAGATCATGCTCGGCGCGATCAAGGAGAGCGGCCAGGATGTCGGCTTCAAGGCCGCCGGCGGTGTGCGCACCGTCGAAGAGGCCGCTGAATACCTGAAACTCGCCGCCGACATCATGGGTCCGCACTGGATTACCCCGCAGCACTTTCGCTTCGGTGCCTCGAGCCTGTTGGGTGACGTGCTGATGACCCTGAACCCTGACGCCGATGCCGCGACACAAGAAGGAGGCTACTAA
- a CDS encoding NupC/NupG family nucleoside CNT transporter: MTLLMSLVGMATLVIIALIFSYDRKSIRLRTVLGAFAIQAGIGAFVLYIPFGQVFLETISAGVSQVLVFANDGIDFLFGGLADVESIGFVFAVRVLPVIIFFSSLIAVLYYLGIMQWIIRILGGALQKALGTSRTESLSATANIFVGQTEAPLVVRPFIARMTPSQLFAVMCGGLASVAGSVLAGYAQLGIPMEYLVAASFMAAPGGLLFAKLIMPETRDNQDADSITKVDEELKEQEDKPVNVLDAAASGASSGLMLAANVGAMLLAFIGLIALVNGILGGVGGWFGFESLSLELILGWLFAPLAFLLGVPWSEATLAGSFIGQKIVVNEFVAFINLAPYIDGEQVVAATGQMMTPHTQAVLSFALCGFANLSSIAILLGGLGSIAPTRRNEIARYGVKAVLAGTLSNLMSASIAGFFIALGNVAA, from the coding sequence ATGACACTCCTCATGAGCCTGGTCGGTATGGCCACCCTGGTGATCATCGCCCTGATTTTCTCCTATGACCGCAAATCCATACGCCTGCGCACGGTGCTCGGCGCCTTTGCCATTCAGGCGGGGATCGGGGCGTTCGTGCTTTACATCCCCTTCGGCCAGGTCTTTCTGGAGACGATCTCCGCCGGGGTGAGCCAGGTGCTGGTCTTCGCCAACGACGGTATCGACTTTCTGTTCGGGGGTCTGGCGGACGTCGAAAGCATCGGTTTCGTCTTTGCCGTGCGCGTTCTGCCGGTCATCATCTTCTTCTCCTCATTAATTGCCGTGCTCTACTACTTGGGGATCATGCAGTGGATCATCCGGATTCTGGGCGGTGCACTGCAGAAAGCACTCGGCACCTCACGCACCGAGTCGCTCTCGGCCACGGCCAATATCTTCGTCGGCCAGACCGAGGCGCCGCTGGTGGTGCGCCCGTTCATCGCGCGCATGACGCCGTCGCAGCTCTTTGCCGTGATGTGCGGCGGGCTTGCCTCGGTCGCCGGATCGGTGCTCGCCGGCTACGCCCAGCTCGGCATTCCCATGGAGTACCTGGTCGCCGCCTCGTTCATGGCCGCCCCTGGCGGGCTGTTGTTCGCCAAGCTGATCATGCCGGAAACCCGGGACAACCAGGATGCCGATAGCATCACCAAAGTGGACGAGGAGCTCAAAGAGCAGGAGGACAAGCCGGTCAACGTGCTCGACGCCGCAGCCTCCGGGGCAAGCTCCGGGCTGATGCTGGCCGCCAACGTGGGCGCGATGCTGCTGGCATTCATCGGCCTGATCGCGCTGGTCAACGGTATTCTGGGCGGAGTCGGTGGCTGGTTCGGTTTCGAGTCGCTGAGTCTGGAGCTGATTCTTGGCTGGCTCTTCGCCCCGCTGGCGTTTTTGCTCGGCGTTCCCTGGTCCGAGGCCACGCTTGCCGGCTCCTTCATCGGCCAGAAAATCGTGGTCAACGAGTTCGTCGCGTTCATTAACCTGGCGCCCTACATTGATGGGGAACAGGTGGTGGCCGCGACAGGTCAGATGATGACGCCACATACGCAGGCCGTTTTGTCCTTTGCGCTGTGCGGCTTCGCCAACCTGTCCTCGATCGCCATTTTGCTGGGCGGGCTTGGCAGTATCGCGCCGACAAGGCGCAACGAGATTGCCCGTTACGGTGTCAAAGCCGTACTCGCGGGGACGCTTTCGAATCTCATGTCGGCGTCGATCGCGGGCTTTTTCATCGCCCTGGGTAATGTCGCGGCATAA
- a CDS encoding outer membrane protein OmpK, giving the protein MTAQRFTLDSQRTVTRGALTLLAGALIASPTLADEPEPQTLDRLWSFGNVSVNYLDWSNGTERRTASNAAKSDFTYVELEGGVGFSWGEFYGFFDFENPTNDQFDESSNGQDNFRTAGKVTSHIYLGDTPFSVYAHIYDFRDYGFNSREQDQILGFGYRATFDNGFWFKPFIGPARVQSDGYTGMNGYMAGWVAGYDFTAFGQGFGITNWHEQTFDRDSDYLEQNYVNGTAGSTGTNGAVGLWWHPADLITTGIQYRYSDNKLGAPNVYQNAMIYTVKLNFL; this is encoded by the coding sequence ATGACTGCTCAACGCTTTACCCTTGATTCACAGCGCACGGTAACCCGTGGTGCCCTGACGCTACTCGCCGGCGCCCTGATCGCCTCTCCCACACTGGCCGATGAGCCCGAGCCGCAAACCCTCGACCGGCTCTGGTCGTTTGGCAACGTCTCGGTCAACTACCTGGACTGGTCCAACGGCACCGAGCGTCGCACGGCGAGCAACGCCGCCAAAAGCGATTTCACCTATGTAGAGCTCGAAGGCGGCGTGGGCTTTAGCTGGGGTGAATTCTACGGCTTTTTCGATTTCGAGAACCCGACCAACGATCAGTTCGACGAATCGAGCAACGGTCAGGATAACTTTCGCACCGCGGGCAAGGTCACCTCGCATATCTACCTGGGTGACACGCCCTTCTCGGTCTACGCCCACATCTACGATTTCCGCGACTACGGTTTCAATAGCCGCGAGCAGGATCAGATCCTCGGCTTCGGCTATCGCGCCACTTTCGATAACGGCTTCTGGTTCAAGCCCTTCATCGGCCCGGCGCGGGTGCAAAGCGACGGCTACACGGGCATGAACGGCTACATGGCCGGCTGGGTCGCGGGTTACGACTTCACCGCGTTCGGTCAGGGCTTTGGCATCACCAACTGGCACGAGCAAACCTTCGATCGTGACAGCGACTACCTCGAGCAGAACTACGTGAACGGCACCGCGGGCAGCACCGGCACCAACGGCGCGGTAGGTCTTTGGTGGCATCCGGCGGATCTGATCACCACCGGCATTCAGTATCGCTATTCGGACAACAAGTTGGGCGCGCCGAACGTGTATCAAAATGCGATGATCTATACGGTCAAGCTCAACTTCCTGTAA
- a CDS encoding DeoR/GlpR family DNA-binding transcription regulator: MSDRREERLTLLREALVNERTLHLRDAATLCGVSEMTIRRDLHTCSQSISLIGGRLIKVSPQASAYDLIEQQALGYPAKYRLCQRALSFIDEGDTLFIDCGSTLLPLLGFLARFKALTVVTYALNVATSVAKLPSVRLIVLGGLYYPASQSFGGERLAEKIRGLGINKALITAAGIDDDQGVSCFHFHEVAPKKAAIATAEKRILLADTRKMGVVRPAYFATLGDFDVLVTDDEQVSKRFEAGLASMPDIAITWP; this comes from the coding sequence ATGAGCGATCGTCGTGAGGAGCGACTCACTCTTTTAAGAGAAGCGCTGGTCAACGAGAGGACGCTGCATCTGCGCGATGCGGCGACGCTCTGTGGCGTGAGCGAAATGACCATCCGGCGCGACCTGCATACCTGCTCGCAGTCGATCAGTCTGATTGGCGGGCGGCTGATCAAAGTGTCTCCCCAGGCGAGCGCCTATGATCTCATCGAACAGCAGGCGCTGGGGTATCCGGCCAAGTACCGGCTTTGCCAGCGTGCGCTTTCGTTCATCGACGAGGGCGATACGCTATTCATCGACTGCGGCTCGACGCTTTTACCGCTGCTGGGTTTTCTGGCGCGTTTCAAGGCGCTCACCGTCGTCACCTACGCGCTCAACGTGGCCACGAGCGTGGCCAAACTTCCCAGCGTGCGGCTCATCGTTTTGGGAGGGCTCTACTACCCCGCGTCTCAGTCCTTTGGGGGAGAGCGACTGGCAGAGAAAATCCGTGGTCTTGGCATCAACAAGGCGCTGATAACGGCGGCCGGAATCGACGATGACCAGGGCGTAAGCTGCTTTCATTTTCACGAAGTCGCGCCCAAAAAGGCGGCCATCGCGACCGCTGAAAAGCGAATTTTACTCGCCGATACGCGCAAAATGGGTGTTGTTCGACCGGCCTATTTTGCTACCCTTGGCGACTTCGATGTATTGGTGACAGATGATGAGCAGGTTTCAAAGCGATTTGAGGCCGGCTTGGCCTCTATGCCGGACATCGCAATCACCTGGCCTTGA
- the cyoA gene encoding ubiquinol oxidase subunit II has protein sequence MQQPSQWRRRGTFFVLLALCLLLAGCSSALMDPKGDIGEAQRSLILSSFGLMMIVVIPVIVLTVAFGWHYRRSNTVAQYLPDWAHSNLIEAIVWLVPVVIVAILAVITWRSSHELDPHRPLESDEPTLEIQAISLDWKWLFIYPEQGIATVNEVALPVNRPVRFRVSSGSVMNSLFIPRLGTQIYAMAGMDNDVHLVGNEIGTYWGRSTNYSGAGFAGMVFDALVTSDEDFETWVDQVRAEGEPLTYPEGYSELAERSSFVDVRYFSDVTPEFYERLVSSFHTGTDPETDTQDADRAPAVDTNEAYQSTDNQEGERSDDDELISNEAGG, from the coding sequence ATGCAACAACCCTCCCAATGGCGCAGGCGTGGCACTTTCTTCGTGCTCCTCGCGCTGTGCTTGCTCCTTGCAGGCTGTAGCTCGGCCCTGATGGACCCCAAGGGCGATATTGGTGAAGCGCAGCGTTCGCTGATCTTGAGCTCCTTTGGCTTGATGATGATCGTGGTCATTCCGGTCATCGTGCTGACGGTCGCTTTCGGCTGGCACTACCGCCGTAGCAACACCGTGGCACAGTACCTGCCGGATTGGGCGCACTCAAACTTGATCGAGGCCATCGTGTGGCTGGTGCCCGTGGTCATCGTTGCCATTCTGGCGGTGATTACCTGGCGCTCTTCTCACGAGCTCGACCCGCACCGTCCGCTGGAAAGTGATGAGCCGACCCTCGAAATCCAGGCGATCTCGCTGGATTGGAAATGGCTGTTCATCTACCCCGAGCAGGGCATCGCCACGGTCAACGAAGTCGCTCTGCCGGTCAATCGCCCGGTACGCTTTCGTGTGAGCTCAGGCTCGGTGATGAACTCGCTGTTCATTCCGCGCTTGGGAACTCAGATCTACGCGATGGCGGGTATGGATAACGACGTTCACCTCGTTGGTAACGAAATCGGCACCTACTGGGGTCGTTCGACCAATTACAGCGGCGCAGGTTTCGCTGGCATGGTCTTCGATGCGCTGGTGACCTCCGATGAAGACTTCGAGACGTGGGTAGACCAGGTGCGCGCCGAGGGTGAGCCGTTGACGTATCCCGAAGGCTACTCCGAGCTTGCCGAACGCTCCTCGTTCGTCGATGTCCGGTACTTCTCGGATGTGACGCCGGAGTTCTACGAGCGGCTAGTAAGCAGTTTCCATACGGGAACCGACCCTGAGACGGACACGCAGGACGCAGACCGTGCACCGGCCGTTGATACCAATGAAGCCTATCAATCGACCGACAACCAAGAGGGTGAGCGATCAGATGACGATGAGCTCATCAGCAACGAGGCGGGAGGGTAA